TTAAATTTGATCATTTTTTCATAATTTAATCCAATTTAAGAAAACGGTTTCTATTTATTTCAGTATCCAAACATGAAAGAATCTCTATAAAGCCTTGATGAATCAATATTCTCTTCTTTATGAGCCATATTTCTCCTCCCACTTATTGGCGATTAGAAAATCTTTTATTATCCCCAAGGTAATTTGAATTGAACACCATCTTAGAATTACTTAGCTATCTTAAACAAAATTAGCCACTTTGTATTAGTTAGACCCATTTTAAAAGGTTAGGTTCTCTATTTCTAAGAACCTAACCTTCATGATTAAACTTGAAGAATACTTTCTATTTTAGAAACTGTTTCTTCTGATAGCTTCACACCTGAAGCTTTTACATTTTCCTCGATTTGCTGTGGTTTACTTGCACCTACTAAGGCACTAGCCACGCTTGGGTGACGAAGAATCCAAGCCAACGCCAACTGCGATAGTGATAGATCTAGTTCTTTCGCTAATCCCTCTAATTTTTCCACCTTCATAAGAACGTCTTCCTGTAAATAAGGATTCATATACATATTAGAGGAAGGATCTGTAGCACGACTTCCTGCAGGTAAAGATTGCCCACGCTTATATTTCCCTGTTAAGACTCCTTGAGCTAGTGGAGAAAATACAATCTGGCTGATTCCGTTCTTTTCACTTGTAGGAATGATATCGGTTTCAATATAGCGATTAAACATATGATATTGTGGCTGATTGACAACAATACGGTCTAATAAATAACGATCAGATACTCCGAGACCTTCAACTATTTGAGCAGCTGTCCATTCACTTACCCCTACATACAACACTTTACCTTGACGAACCATATCGTCGATCGTACGTAATGTTTCATCAATCGGAGTTTCTGGATCATAACGATGACAATAATAGATGTCTACATAGTCCATTTGTAATCTCTTAAGACTAGCGTGTAGTTGTTCGAACACATGCTTTCTAGATAAGCCACGATCGTTAGGTCCCTCTCCCATTGGCCAGAACACTTTCGTTGCTAACACATAAGATTCACGTGGGTATTTAGCCAGGGCTTCACCTACAATTTTTTCTGCTTCTCCTGTCACATATACATTGGCTGTGTCGAAGGAGTTAATTCCAAGTTCATAGGCTTTATCAATGACTGCAGCTGCTGTATCTTTTTCTGTTGAGTTACCATAGGTAAGCCAGCTTCCTAGGCTGATTTCACTTACCTTTAAACCGGTTCTACCTAATCTACGATATTCCATATGTACCTCTTCCTCTCTTGGTATAAAATCTTGATTAGTTTAACACTTTCTTTATGAGTTAGTCTTGTTTTATATTTTTCACAAAAAAGAGACATAGAATTTTAAAGATTCTATATCTCTTTTTGCATTCTTTTTTTATGAATAAGCTCGTTCCATTGCGCTCCAGACACTACAGTATAATTAAAAATTATCATGTTTCTAAAAAATCCTTATCTTAAATTAGGATAACCTTGCTGTCTTAAAGCTTCATATACTAGTATGGCAACTGTGTTGGATAAGTTAAGTGAACGTACGTTGACTGTCATAGGGATTCGTAAGCATTTGTCTTTATATTTGTCGATTACTTCTTGAGGAATTCCGTCTGTTTCACGTCCAAAAATGAAAAAATACTCGTGATCTGATTTACTGTAGTCAAAGTCTGTGTGTCTTCCATCACCGAAATTTTCTATGAAGAAAAAATCCCCGATTGGATTCTGCTCATAAAATTCATCTATTGAATCATAATAGCGAACATTTACTTTATCCCAAAAGTCAATACCCGCTGCTTTTAACATCTTTTCATCTGTTGAAAAACTAAGTGGACGAATTAAATGTAGGATGGAATCCGTTGCCGCACAGGTTAATGCTATATTAGCTGTATTTAAGGGTATTTCTGGTTGATATAATACTACATTTACTCCCATTGTGTTTCACCTCTTCTAAACCTCTTAGAATGCTAGTAATATCGCCATTATATACTACTTTAATCCTTAAATCACTAGAGACATGTAGCTCTATAGTAGTGAAACTGCATAAATACTTTGGTAAATAGAAATAGTATATTTACTACTATACTGAGGTGAAAGTTAATGCTTACTACTACTACTATTTTTAGAGTGGGCACATGAAAGAGAATTCTGTGTTTTTATTTGCTCTTATTCTTTGGTGGGTCTTCCTGGTATTCTATATGTATTATGAGGGGATATTTAATTTGCTTAATTACTGAAATACCTACCTTCGTTATAGTAACGTAATATAAAAAAACAAGCCAAATCCATTGGTATTTTACTCCGGAGGATTTGACTGTTTGGTTTTATTAGCTACGAACAAGTATCACCATCTACAATTTAAATCTTCCAACTGAATTGATTAAGTCATTCGCCATTCCGGAAGTCTGTTCAGATACTGCACTTACGGTTTGCATGGAGGCAGTTGTTTCTTCAAAGGATGCCATCATTTCCTCTGCACTTGATGCGGTGGTTTCTACAATTGTTGCAAGGTTGTTAATGAGCTTTACGATGGCATCAGATGTTGCCACTTCATCGCTTGTAATATCATTTATTTCATTAATAGATACTACAGTAAGATCTACTGCTTCTAAAATCTGCTGTAGTGAGAAACCTGCTATTTTTGCAACTTGCATTCCCTCACTCACAATATTTCTACTTTCTCCCATTGATAAAGCGGACTTTTTAGTCAACTCTGCAATTTTCTTAGTTAATAAGGAGACTTCACCTGCACCATGATTTGATTCCTCTGCTAGTTTACGCACCTCGTTTGCTACAACTGCAAATCCTTTTCCGTGTTCACCAGCACGTGCTGCTTCGATAGAGGCATTTAAGGCTAAAAGGTTTGTTTGTGCAGCAATAGACGTAATTGTATTCGTAATCTGCTCAATTTCTTTTGAGTACACTTCTAATTCTGAAATTAACTTCTGCGTTTCTTCAGTTTTAATTTCGATTTCGCCCATTTTACTTACAGTTTCCTCAACCTTATCTGCACCATCTTTTGCAGATTGCATTGTATTCTCAGAACTTACCTTCCCACTACGTGCTTTTTCCTTAGCCAATTGGATAAGAGATGAAAGTTGAATGAGCGATTGAGAGGCTTCAAGTGTTGCATTTCTTCCGTTTGTTGCTTCCTCTGCAACACCCTGTACCACTTTATTTAAATCCTCAACGGTCGCCGTAACTTCCTCAACAGAAGCAGATGTTTCTTCAGAACCTGCACTTAGTTCCTCAGATGATTTTCTAATTCCTCCAACAAGTTCGTGCATTTTTATATTCATTTGATTCAATGATTGAACCAATTCTCCCACTTCATCATTACTTGTTACCTTTAAAGATTGTTTAGACAGGTCGCCACTTTCAATCTCTTTAACTCTTATACTTGCCTCGACAATAGGCTTACTTGTTCGACGAGCAAAGAAAACAGAGATTAAGGCTACGATTAGTGCCGAAATAACCACCAAAATAAATAGCTTCAACACTAATGCATCAATCGATTGTTTTGCTTCTGCCTCATCAATTTCTGCTACAATCACCCAGTCTAGTCCCTTTATGTCTAGAGGTGCATACGCACTATATACATACACATTACGATAATCTTTTATTAATTTTACATTCGTTTCTCCATCTAAAGCCTCACGTGTAGCCACCGTATCTATTTGGTTAACTCCAATGTCAGGATCCTCTGTAAAAATAGAATCTGAACGCATAAATTGATCTGCTCCAACTAGATAGGTCTCTCCTGACTCTCCCATTCCACTTCGTTCAGACATAATATTCTGTATAGCTTCATCTGAAATTTGGAGAGCAACGACTCCTAAAAATGAACCATTTTTATCTTTTACTGGTGATGCTATAAAACTAGCAAAAGCTTTGGAAGGCTCATAATATGCATAATCTTCTAATGTGGTGTTTTCTTTACCGACTTCAAAGGCTTTAGCTAAATTTGTATCTTTCAAAGAACCATCAACAACATTTTCTCCGAAATCCGATTCATTAGCTGCTGTATAGACAACATCTCCTACATTATCAATTAAAAACAAATCATAATACCCGTACTCATCTACGAAATACTTTAGGTTCTCTTGGTATTTAGCGTTTATTTCCTTATACTCTTCACTATTGATCCCATAATTCTCAAAAACAACTTTGTATTCGGCCATTGCATCAATAACGTCATCTCTTTTCGCGAGAATAGAAATATCTGCAAAACGTTCTTTAAAATAGTTTTCAACTTGTGTTTTCTTGATATCTCTAACAGCAGATAATTTACTTTCCTTCTCCTCTTCTATTGCTGTAGAGGAACTCGATGTGCTAACAACCCCCAACACAGCTAACGGTATTAGACTTATAGACAAAAAGATAAAAATCATCTTAGCTGTTAAACTGATTCTCTTGTTGTTTTTTTTCATTTCGAAACCTCTTTTTCAATGAATTTAATTAAGACTACGCTCTATGACTGCATGTGACGATTTATGTTTATCTAGAATCTAGTTCCCATCAAAAATGAGGTTTAACCTGGTTAATTCAATGATTTCTTTGACTGTTCCATTGAGATTTTTCAAAATTACTTTTCCGTTAGTTTGTGCCACTCTCTTTTTACAACCAACTAAGACTCCTAAACCAGCGCTATCAATATAATTAAGAGACTGTAAATCAAAACAAAAATTTTTATAGCCTTCTTCGATAGACTTTATGATTGTTTCTCTTAAAATGATGGACTCTTCCACATACATATTTCCTTCTAATTTTATATGGACAAAGTCATTTACTACTTCAGTGTTCATATTCACGTTTACTTCCTCCTATTTGCTTAAAGAGAGTCACTTGATTTCCCTTTTTATTATATTCAACTTTATCCATCACTTTTTTCATTAAGTAAAGTCCTCTCCCGGACTCTGACCACAAGATTTCATCCATTAGTTTTTCACCTTTGACTTCTATTTCTTGTAGTGATGATTCAACGTCAAATCCTTTACCGTTGTCTTTTACGATAAGTTTTACGTACTTCTCATCCTTAGTTATTTCTACCTCGACTGCTTCAGACACACTTATAGCATTGTTAATGGCTTCATTAAATGCTACTTCCACCAAAATATGTTCGTCAGGTAAAACTGCCTGTAACAATCTACTAACCCGATTTTTGATATCAATTATTACTTCACTATTTCCTGTATTAAAACAAGTTTTCATTAATGATTCTTCTTGTTTTCTAAAAAATCCCCCGTTGATCAATTTAGTCATTTTTCATTTCTCCTATATTTCCTTTTTTAATCAGCTCAGGATCTATTGAGGAATGTAATCAACGATTCATTTTCCATTGTTTAGTCAATTCGATAACAAACAATCCTAGCGTATCTGCATTACTATTACTTTTTAACCACTTTCATATAAGATCAAAACCCTAGGAACCTTATTGGCTTGCCCTCATTGTATGTAATCAGGATAACTCTTAAATGGGATATGTGAAATAGGAATTGGTTCCTATGCTATAGGATAAGTTGAACAGGATTAGAGGAACTCAATAGAGCTCAATGCGGGACAAGATCTAATCCCTATTAATAGGGTGAATTTCAATATTTTTATATAAAGTTTTGATGTCATTAGAAAAAGCTGCCCTTTGGGCAGCCTCGTTAGTAGTTTTATATTTCAATAGTTGTTTTATATAGAGTTTTAATACTAGTAGCATAAGATTGCTATAAAAATGCGTGGTACCTTACACAATTATTAGTATCTGATTTTCTAGCTCAACTACCTTCTTTATTTTACCAGTTGGCGAACTAATTCTCGATTACGTTGCTTGAATACTTCGTTGTGCGAAGAAACCATAGCGAATCCGTTTGCATCTGGTTGAATATATTGCTTTGCCTTGTTCACTGCATTGGCAGCATCTTGGAAAGCACCGGCAATTAAATGTAGTTTTCCGTCATGCTTTAAGATATCACCAACTGCAAAAAGTCCTTTAACCGAAGTCTCACTAGTAGAGTTCCCAGCTATATAATAATTGTCTCTTAGTTCGATGTCTAACTCACTATTTTCTAATAGAGATGCATCCTGTTCAAAGCCATGGTTAATTAAGATCTCATCAACACATAGGTGATCAATTTCACCTGTTTCAGTATTGGTCAGTTCAACACGTTGAATACTTTCCTGATCGTCAGAGGCTATTAGCTTCGTAATGCTCGTATTGAATAAAACATCTGCGGAACTATTCAATAACTGTGTGACTTGTGCTTCATGTCCGGACAATTCTGACTTTCGATGAGTGAGATACACTTTTTTAGCAACAGGCACTAATTCGTTTGCCCAATCGACAGCCGAATTTCCACCACCTGATACGATTACGGTCTTATCCTTAAAGTACTTTAACGATTTCACTGTATAATGGAGGTTAGATACCTCATATCTTTCTGCTCCTTCTATATGTAGCTTTTGTGGTTTTAAGATCCCACTTCCGACCGCTACAATTACAGTCTTCGAATAGTGTATAGTACCAGAAGCTGCCTTCAACAGAAACATTCCGTCACTATCTTTAGATATAGAAGTAATTCTCTCGTTTAACACAACAGTAGGACTAAAGGTTAAACCTTGTTCAACGATCTGTTCAATCAACTTAGCGCCTGGAGTAGGTGTTAGCCCTCCAATGTCCCAAATCATTTTTTCTGGATATATATGAACTTTTCCCCCTAAGTAAGGTTGAAACTCAATAATTTTTGTTTTCATTTCACGAAGTCCGCTATAGAAAGCAGAATAGAGACCAGCAGGGCCACCTCCGATAATTGTTACATCAAAGTATTCCACCTGATTCAAAGTAACCCCTCCGTTAATTGGCATAGTTTATAGTTGTTTCCTTTTTTAATCTAATGCCATTGCCGCTCTTTGTAATGAGACTTATTTTCACTACTTTCATTGTACCTCATAATGATAATGATTATCAATACTATTTACATAATTTAGATAGGAGGCTAAGGTTTTGTTTACTGTTGTAAAAAAAATGCTACTAGTCCTAGAAGGAACTAGTAGCATTTTTTTTGGTTATATAATATAAAACTTCTACTCTACACTCTCAACTAATTCTGTCATCATCTCTTTATTCATCGGACCAATAATCTTCTGCCTAATAATCCCTTTACTGTCAATAACATAGCTAGTTGGGATCGTAATTGCTTGATAAAGCTTTCCTATCTCCCCTTTTGGATCAAGACCAATCGGGAAGGTTAGTCCATAATCGACCACGAATTCTTCAATACCATCTGTATTTTTCTCTGCATTCGTAAGATTGATCGCAAGGATTTCTACTTGATGATTTTGATGCTCTAGATAAAAATCTTGCATGTGTGGCATTTCTGCTTTACATGGTGGACACCAGGTTGCCCAAAGATTCAAAATAACCTTCTTACCTTGTAAATCTGATAATTTTATTGTCTTTCCATCTAGGGTTTGTGTTTCAAAATCAGGAGCCTTATTTCCCTGCTGTAGCCCTGTAATTACCTCATCCTGAATTTCAGTCGTTGAACTCACCTCAAGGTCCTCCGGGAATTCATCTGCTGCAAAATGGGTCGTATAAATCCCCCATCCAAACAATCCAACTAACCCTACTATGACAAGAGCCTTTCTTGACAGCAATCCCTTCACTCCTTATCCATATTAGTAAATAACTACTACTTCTTTCGATCCCAGTAAAAAATAGAAATCAAAATAGCACCTACAAAAAACCACTGTTCGAATGTAAACATTAAAAATTGATTTCCACCATGCTCTAATAATGCAAATGATAAAATCATTCTATAAAAGGAGAATATGATGATGATCGTGAAAATTCCTTTTAAAGAGAAAAGGTATTTTCTATAGTACCCAAATAGGAGTAGAATGATTGTTCCTACTGCGTTTAGTAGATGGTAGAGAAGATTATTTTCCAAAAAGAATATTGCTAATATATGGTACCCACTTAGGACAACAAAAATAAACAAAATTCCAGATTTCCATACTTGCAAGCTAGAATGATTGAATGTTTTGGCCTTCACTAGAAAATTAGTAATCGAAAAAATAATGGCAATGAGGAGCCCGTTACTTCCACCTGTAAAATATAATAGCGATAGCGGACTTTTTATAACAACCGTTGGCTCCAAGAGTAGCAAGCTACCTTTCCAGACAATAAATCCAAGAAACACACTATTGGAAATTAGTTCAAAGACTTTTTTACGTAATTCATTTTCAAAAGTAACTTTCATATAGAAGTGAACGACTACTAAGCCCAATATAATAGCTATTCCTAGAAGGAACCATTTTAATAAGATCGCGATTGAAGCTATTTGGATGATTTCCATAAGTACCTCCGAGGAGTATAGTGATTTATTTTATCATAGCATAGGTAGTGTATAAACAGTGCTTGTTAAACATTATCTCAGTTACATTACATTGGTATCGATTTTAATGTTTCACTCACACAGATCATTTATATGCAGGCTGGGTTGTTTAGCAAAATAAAACGGTGCATTTCCCAGTTTGGAAAACGCACCTTTAATTTGTTTTAATGATTCGTGGTTTTGGACTTCATTCTTTAGATAGTTTATCCATTATTGATTATGATTTTCAGCAGCCATGGCGATCGCTTTGGTTTCATGGACTGTACCGAAAGGATGCTCAGGTGGAGCATAAATAGAATACAGTTTTATTGGTTTATTCCCCGTATTAGTTAGATTGTGCCATTTTCCTGCAGGTATAAAAATTGCATAATCTTCATAGGCATTTTGCTGAAAATCCAATCTATCCTTTTGATCGCCCATTTGAACCAATCCTTGACCTTGTTCTATACGAATGAATTGATCAAGGTTTGGATGGCTTTCTAAACCTATGCTTTCACCAACATTAATACTCATTAAGGTTAGTTGTAAATGCTTTCCGGTCCATAACGCCGTACGGAAATTCTTGTTTTTCTTCGTAACCTCCTCCATATCTACTACAAAAGGTTGTTGTCCATAATCATTTAAACCACTGTTTCGATAATAATAAGGGTTCCAGTTGTTATAGCTCCAGTTGTAACTATTCCAGTGATTTAAGTTTCTGTTAGTATATCCCCAATTTTCATAACTAAAGTTATTGTTATGCCAGTTGTTAGGCATAGGATGATGCCATTGATGCTCCCCATACGAATTACGGTACAAATCGTTCTCCTCCATTATCTTCATATTTTCTCAATATCTTATGTAGGTAAACTCCTATGGGTAATCAAATAACGAAAAATGGGTTAGATGTCTATTAACTTGAATCACATCTAACCAGCATTGTATTAAAGACTTTTTTTGAATTAGTCGCACTTCATTATATTAAGCAGATCAAGTTTAAGTTAAGTTGGAACTTTCTCTACCTAAATATGTTTATATCGACACATCATCGGATTTCCAATGAATTAAACCACTGTAAACTTGCACAGCACACCCTACATAAAACATAAGATAATTTGATAGTTAAACAATAGGAGGACAAACACATGTATTCAAATCATTCTGGACCGCATTACTATGAATATGATCGTCTGCCAACTAACTTTCAACTTATAAATGATATTCAGAAGGCCATTCATGGAGAGTATAGTGCGGTGGCTTGTTACAAGATTTTAGCTAATATGGCACCAACACGGGATGAAAGGAACAGAATTCTTGAGATAATAAAGGACGAAGAACGCCATCTCGAGGAATTCAGCAGAATTTATTTAAATTTAACCGGAAAAGACCCATCTTACAAAATCGTAGAGGAATGTCCTGATAAGTATAAAGCTGGTGTGAAATTTGCTTTTAAGGATGAACAAGAAACTGTTGATTTTTATTTAGATATAGCAGATCAAGCGAATGATTCAAATATTAAAGAAAGATTTCGACGCGCAGCTGCAGACGAACAAAATCACGCTGTATGGTTTCTATACTTTTCTACCTACCACAAGACAACAAACACGAAAAGGCAGCTTCAAAATTTCGGTGCTAAAGCGGCCTTAAGTGCTACCGCGTTCGCTTTACCTCAAATGTTAACTTATGCTCTTCAAGACGAATACTTAGCCCAAGCGAGATATGATGACATTCTTTCGAGCTTCGGAAATATTCGGACATTTTCACGAATTAAAGAAGCTGAATTGAGGCACATAAATGCTCTGTTACCACTTTTTTACCGGTATCAGGTACCAATCCCTGAAGATACATCGCAGTCATTCATTACAACTCCAGAAAGTATTAAGGCAGCCTATGCTGCTGGGGTTCAGGGGGAAATAGACAATATCTCTATGTACGAAAGGTTCCTTTCCCTTAGTATTCCGGATGATGTTCGTTTTGTATTTTCTCAACTACGTAATGCTTCTTTAAATCATCTTTCAGCATTTGAAAGAGGCCTTGCTAGAAATGTTTGATTTTCATACAAGGTTGTTATTTTTGTAATATCCAAAAAGCCAGATTTTCACCTCAGTTGTAAGGCGGCGCTATTTTACATGAAGAGATTCGCTCTTTTCTCATATTCACCCAATCAGTGAACAACTAAAATTAGGGGATAAAAGCAAGTAAGTATTCCCTTATACTTGTCAAAAATTGATAAAAGCTAGCCTCCAGTTAGAAGCTAGCTTTTTTTCATGTTATTCAGTTCATCTTGAAGCTGCATGGTCCTTTTAGCATTTCCTTGGGCAAAATTCTCTAATCGATCCTTTAATTGTTCATTATCATTAATTCTTTCTGCAAGGTGTATATAGGTTCTCATAAGGTCATTTTCTTTTTCTAGATTGGCTTGTAGTATTTTAGAAAGTCCTTCTTGATCAATTGCATCATCTAGGGAACCATCCCGGTCAAAATCTTGATTATGATCCATTTCTCCACCTCCATTTTACTAACAGTATTTACAAAAAAAGAAGTCGTTACTCACTGTGAGAAACGGCTTCTTTCATTTCTTACGTTCGAATTTTTCTTTACAGACAATCAAACACTTCGTCACTCACCTGAAACTAAAAAAGAAATAGCAAAGACGTTGAAGAAATACAAAGGTTTCGATTTGGAACTATTTTTCATTCAGATCGAGATGGAAACAAATTGCCCTATCCTTTTTCAAATCTTCCTATCCTTTCACGAATAAAATCAGGCACAGGCACTGAGGATTTAGTATGGGAATCATAACTTACATATACAATCTCACCTAATAAAATCAGCTCCTGATCTTCCTCACGTGTAATCTTAAAAGCCATAGTAAAGCTAGAGCGCCCCATTGATTTCATACAGCATGAAACATTTAGCCAATCACCCAAAGTAGCCGAGCTCTTATATTCTAGTGTGGACTTTACTACGACAAAATCAAATTGATTATTGGCAGTTAGCTCTTGCATATTAAGTTTGAGACCCTCTTCGAAATACTCACTTACGGCAATATCTAAATAAGTTAAATAATGTGCGTTAAACACAATTTTTTGCCCGTCTATTTCTGAGTAACGGACTTTGAGACGATGAGTAAACCGATAGTGTTCTGTCATTTACTAGTCTCCTTTTGACGGTTTTAGATTAATTATATTATATTTTAAGAATTCTTATAATTAAAAAAGAAAACTTTCATTAATAAATGGCAATCT
This region of Bacillus mesophilus genomic DNA includes:
- a CDS encoding aldo/keto reductase family protein, with the protein product MEYRRLGRTGLKVSEISLGSWLTYGNSTEKDTAAAVIDKAYELGINSFDTANVYVTGEAEKIVGEALAKYPRESYVLATKVFWPMGEGPNDRGLSRKHVFEQLHASLKRLQMDYVDIYYCHRYDPETPIDETLRTIDDMVRQGKVLYVGVSEWTAAQIVEGLGVSDRYLLDRIVVNQPQYHMFNRYIETDIIPTSEKNGISQIVFSPLAQGVLTGKYKRGQSLPAGSRATDPSSNMYMNPYLQEDVLMKVEKLEGLAKELDLSLSQLALAWILRHPSVASALVGASKPQQIEENVKASGVKLSEETVSKIESILQV
- a CDS encoding tRNA (cytidine(34)-2'-O)-methyltransferase; the encoded protein is MGVNVVLYQPEIPLNTANIALTCAATDSILHLIRPLSFSTDEKMLKAAGIDFWDKVNVRYYDSIDEFYEQNPIGDFFFIENFGDGRHTDFDYSKSDHEYFFIFGRETDGIPQEVIDKYKDKCLRIPMTVNVRSLNLSNTVAILVYEALRQQGYPNLR
- a CDS encoding methyl-accepting chemotaxis protein, whose translation is MNIKMHELVGGIRKSSEELSAGSEETSASVEEVTATVEDLNKVVQGVAEEATNGRNATLEASQSLIQLSSLIQLAKEKARSGKVSSENTMQSAKDGADKVEETVSKMGEIEIKTEETQKLISELEVYSKEIEQITNTITSIAAQTNLLALNASIEAARAGEHGKGFAVVANEVRKLAEESNHGAGEVSLLTKKIAELTKKSALSMGESRNIVSEGMQVAKIAGFSLQQILEAVDLTVVSINEINDITSDEVATSDAIVKLINNLATIVETTASSAEEMMASFEETTASMQTVSAVSEQTSGMANDLINSVGRFKL
- a CDS encoding STAS domain-containing protein; translation: MNTEVVNDFVHIKLEGNMYVEESIILRETIIKSIEEGYKNFCFDLQSLNYIDSAGLGVLVGCKKRVAQTNGKVILKNLNGTVKEIIELTRLNLIFDGN
- a CDS encoding ATP-binding protein → MTKLINGGFFRKQEESLMKTCFNTGNSEVIIDIKNRVSRLLQAVLPDEHILVEVAFNEAINNAISVSEAVEVEITKDEKYVKLIVKDNGKGFDVESSLQEIEVKGEKLMDEILWSESGRGLYLMKKVMDKVEYNKKGNQVTLFKQIGGSKREYEH
- a CDS encoding NAD(P)/FAD-dependent oxidoreductase, whose product is MNQVEYFDVTIIGGGPAGLYSAFYSGLREMKTKIIEFQPYLGGKVHIYPEKMIWDIGGLTPTPGAKLIEQIVEQGLTFSPTVVLNERITSISKDSDGMFLLKAASGTIHYSKTVIVAVGSGILKPQKLHIEGAERYEVSNLHYTVKSLKYFKDKTVIVSGGGNSAVDWANELVPVAKKVYLTHRKSELSGHEAQVTQLLNSSADVLFNTSITKLIASDDQESIQRVELTNTETGEIDHLCVDEILINHGFEQDASLLENSELDIELRDNYYIAGNSTSETSVKGLFAVGDILKHDGKLHLIAGAFQDAANAVNKAKQYIQPDANGFAMVSSHNEVFKQRNRELVRQLVK
- a CDS encoding TlpA disulfide reductase family protein, with amino-acid sequence MLSRKALVIVGLVGLFGWGIYTTHFAADEFPEDLEVSSTTEIQDEVITGLQQGNKAPDFETQTLDGKTIKLSDLQGKKVILNLWATWCPPCKAEMPHMQDFYLEHQNHQVEILAINLTNAEKNTDGIEEFVVDYGLTFPIGLDPKGEIGKLYQAITIPTSYVIDSKGIIRQKIIGPMNKEMMTELVESVE
- a CDS encoding cupin domain-containing protein, whose amino-acid sequence is MYRNSYGEHQWHHPMPNNWHNNNFSYENWGYTNRNLNHWNSYNWSYNNWNPYYYRNSGLNDYGQQPFVVDMEEVTKKNKNFRTALWTGKHLQLTLMSINVGESIGLESHPNLDQFIRIEQGQGLVQMGDQKDRLDFQQNAYEDYAIFIPAGKWHNLTNTGNKPIKLYSIYAPPEHPFGTVHETKAIAMAAENHNQ
- a CDS encoding ferritin family protein — its product is MYSNHSGPHYYEYDRLPTNFQLINDIQKAIHGEYSAVACYKILANMAPTRDERNRILEIIKDEERHLEEFSRIYLNLTGKDPSYKIVEECPDKYKAGVKFAFKDEQETVDFYLDIADQANDSNIKERFRRAAADEQNHAVWFLYFSTYHKTTNTKRQLQNFGAKAALSATAFALPQMLTYALQDEYLAQARYDDILSSFGNIRTFSRIKEAELRHINALLPLFYRYQVPIPEDTSQSFITTPESIKAAYAAGVQGEIDNISMYERFLSLSIPDDVRFVFSQLRNASLNHLSAFERGLARNV
- a CDS encoding acyl-CoA thioesterase — encoded protein: MTEHYRFTHRLKVRYSEIDGQKIVFNAHYLTYLDIAVSEYFEEGLKLNMQELTANNQFDFVVVKSTLEYKSSATLGDWLNVSCCMKSMGRSSFTMAFKITREEDQELILLGEIVYVSYDSHTKSSVPVPDFIRERIGRFEKG